The Miltoncostaea marina DNA window TTGGTCGAACCGCGCCAACACGGACGCGTGCACGACCCGGCTGAGTGTGGAGCCGTGTGCTGTGCGCGCCAGGTAGTAGTCAACGGTCCGCTGCAGCGCCTTGCGGGTGACTGCATAGCCGAGACGATCGAGTTGAGCCATGAGCTGTTCGGGCCCCAGCAGGTAGATCAGCATCAGCACATCCGCCTGCTTCGCCAACTTGTAGCGGTTGGTCATGTCGCCCTCGGCTTCGAGGATGAGATCCAGGCGGCCGATGTTCCCGTACCTGGTCCGGTAGCTGGCCCAGTCGAACTCCTCGAGTCGTTCGTAGCCCTCGAACTGGCTGATCACGCCGTCCTCGTGGATGGGCACCGCGAGCCGTCGGCTGAGGCCGTCCCATGTCGCCGTCTCGGCGGGCGCGATCGCGAGCCGGCCGACGAACTCCTCCGCCGCGTGACCGGAGAGCATCGCGAGCGTGTCGAGGGCGCGCTCGCAGACCCAGGCGGTGAGCACGTTGGTGTACGCGTTGTCTCGTAGGCCGCTCCCCGGCGTCGCCGGGTAGCCATCGTGGTACTCGTCGGGGCCCATCACGCCTTCGATATGGAAACGGCCGTCGCCACTGTCGTAGCGGGCGAGCGACGCGAACAGGCGGGCCACCTCGATGATCAGCTCACCGCCCCGTTCGGCGAGCCAGGCGACGTCGTCGGTCGCCTGGAAGTGCTGCCACGCGTTGTACGCGACGGCGAGCCCGACGTGCCGCTGGCGTCGTGAATTGTCGGGCATCCACCGCTCCGAACGCAGGTTGAACAGCTGCTCCGGTGTCTCCTCCCGGCCGTCGCTGCCGCTCTGCCAGGGGAACATGGCTCCTGCCAGCGCCAGGCGGCGCGCCGCACGCCGGGCGGCCGGCAGCCGTCGCCACCGGTATTCGATCAGGGCGCGGGCGACCTCGGGGAGATGCGCGCCGACCACGGGCAGCACGAACAGCTCATCCCAGAAGACGTGACCCCGGTACCCCTCACCGTGGAGCCCGCGGGCGGGCACGCCGGCGTCGAGGCCGGCGGTGTGAGGCGAGAGCGTCGTCAGGAGGTGGTACAGGTGCAGGTTGAGCGTCAGTTGCACGTCGTGCTCGGCGTCGAGCGTGATGCCGAATCGCTCCCACAGCCGCTTCCACGCCCGCTCGTGCCCCGGTAGCAGCGCCGCCAGGCCACCGTCGATGTCGCCGAGCGCCGAGAGGGCTCCCGCGGCCGGTCCGGCGATCGCTGCGTCGCGCGAGGTCACGATGGCGACCGTCTTGTCGACCACCATCGGCTCGCCGTCGGCGAGGTTCACGCTGCACTCCTGAGCGAAGCGGAGGTCATCTTCCTCCGCGATCGTCCTGTCCGTCGCGCCGCTGATCGTTGTGCGCACGGCGGTGGCGATCCGCACGCGGCTCTGGGACGTCTCCGCCTCCACGATCAGCGTGTCCGGGCCCGCCGTCCGGCCGGAGACGCCGGTCAGATGTCGATCGGCGAGGGCGGCGTACTCGGCGACGTTCGAGTTCGCCACGCCGGCGTCCACCCCGGAGCGGACCGTGACGGTGCCGGTCCAGCCGTCGGCGGCCAACGTCGTCTCGAGCGCCGCCACGTGCGGGCGGTCCATTGACACCAGTCGCCGTTGAGTCAGCTGAAGGCGGCGCCCGGCCTCGTCGGTGAGGACCCCGGTCCGGGTCAGGAGGCCGCGGCGCATGTCCAGCTCGCGGCGCTCCGCGACGAGAGCGAGAGCGCCACTCGACCACCAGCCGCCATCACCGAGCCGCACATCGAGATACAGCCAGTCGGGCGCGTTGACGAGATGCTCGTCCTCGACCTGGCGGCCGGCCACCGTGCTCGTCAGCCGGTTGTAGACGCCGGCGAGGTAGGTGCCGGGGTAGTGGACGTCGTCGGCGAAGCGTTCCGGAGCCGCGCCGCGGGTCCCGAGGTAGCCGTTGCCGACCGTCGTCAGGGCCTCGCGGTGGCCCTCGTGGGCGGGATCGAGGCCGGCGTACGCGAGCACCCAGGGGTCGGTGCGCAGCAACCCCAAGTCGAGCAGGGCGACGTCGTTGACGACGACATCGGCTCCCGCCGCCTCGAGCGCGTCGCGCTGACCGTCGCGGTCGATGCCGACCACGAGCCCGAACCGGCCGGCATCCGCGGCCGTCACGCCGGAGGTCGAGTCCTCGATGACGGCCACGCGGGACGGCTCGACGCCCAGACGGCGTGCCGCCTCGAGGAACATGGCCGGGACCGGCTTGCCGGCCAGACCGAGGTCGGCCGCCGTGGTTCCGTCGATCACTACGTCGAACAGATCGCGGACCTCGGCCGCGGAGAGCAACCGGTCGGCGTCCCGGCTCGCGGTCACGAGCCCGGCCGGCACGCCGCCGGCGCGAAGCCGCCGGATGAGGTCGACCGTGCCCGAAAACACACGGACGCCGTGCTCGGCGAGCCGCTCGAGGAACAGCTCGTTCTCGCGGGCGGCCAGACCGTGCACCGTCCAGGCGCCGGGAGGATCGGCGGGCTCGCCCAGCGGCATCCGGGCGCCACGCGCCGCTAGGAAGGCCGCGACACCGTCCTCGAGCGAGCGGCCGTCGATGTAACGCCGGTAGTCCTCGCGGGGATCGAAGGGTGTCCGCGACGCGGCCTGGGCGCGTGGGTCGTCCAGAACCGCGTTGAACACGGCGGCCCAAGCCGCCGCATGGGTCGCCGCGGTGCCAGTGACCACGCCGTCCATGTCGAAGATGACGGCGCCGTACGGCGGAACGGCGCCGGTCGGCCGGACCGTTTCGACGTGACGCGGCATATCGGGCGCCGGACGCCCGGGTGGCGAAGTTCCGTGGAGGGGCACGCGAAGAATCGTCCCTAGACCGGCTCCTCGAGGGGCTCATTCCGCCCGAGCAGCTGGGGACCTCGTGCCGGCGTCCACTGCCAGTCCCGGATTTCCGGGAGGTCCTCGCCGTGGACGCGGATGAACTGGCGGTGCTCGATGAGCCTGTTCTTGAGCGCTTCGCGGGCGTGCGCGGCCCGGCCGTGCAGGCGTGGGACCTCTCGAGCACGGCGATGGCGAGGTTGAACCGGTCGATGCGGTTGAGGACGCACATGTCGAAGGGCGTCGTGGTGGTGCCCTCCTCCACGTAGCCGCGGACGTGCAGGTTGGCGTGGTTGGTCCGCCGGTAGGTGAGGCGGTGGATCAGCCACGGGTAGCCGTGGTAGGCGAATAGGATGGGCCTGTCGGTGGTGAACAGGGCGTCGAACTCCCGGTCGGACAAGCCATGGGGATGCTCGCGGTCGTCTTGCAGGCGCATCAGGTCGACGACGTTCACGATCCGGATGCGCAGGTCGGGCAACCAGCCCCGGAGGAGCTCGGCGGCGGCGAGGGTCTCCATCGTCGGCACGTCGCCGGCGCACGCCATGACGATGTCGGGCTCGACGCCGGCGTCCGTGCTCGCCCACTCCCAGATTCCGATGCCCTTCGTGCAGTGAACTACGGCGTCGTCGATGTCGAGGTACTGCAGCTGGGGCTGCTTGCCCGCCACCACGACGTTGACGTATTGGCGGCTGCGCAGGCAGTGATCGACCACCGACAGCAGCGTGTTGGCGTCCGGCGGCAGGTAGACACGGATGACCTCGGCCTTCTTGTTGACGACGTGGTCGATGAACCCGGGGTCCTGATGGGAGAAGCCGTTGTGATCCTGGCGCCACACGTGCGAGGTCAGCAGGTAGTTGAGCGACGGAATCGGTCGGCGCCACTCGATGTCGTTGGTCACCTTCAGCCACTTGGCGTGCTGGTTGAACATCGAGTCGACGATGTGGATGAAGGCTTCGTAGCTCGAGAAGAGCCCATGCCGGCCGGTGAGCAGGTAGCCCTCGAGCCAGCCCTGACAAAGGTGCTCGGACAGGATCTCCATCACCCGCCCGTCGGGGCTGAGGTGGTCGTCCGACTCGACGGCTGCGGCGTTCCAGGTCCGATCCGTGACATCGAGGACGGCGCCGAGCCGGTTCGAGTTGTTCTCGTCCGGGGCGAACATCCGGAAGGCCGTCATGTTCTCCGCCATGACTTCTCGGAGAAACGTGCCGAGCACCCGCGTCGACTCCACCGCCCCGGCGCCAGGCGCCTCGACGGCGACCGCGTGGTCCTTGAAGTCGGGCAGGCGCAGGTCCCGCAGCACCCGGCCGCCGTTCGCGTGGGGATTGGCGCTCATGCGCCGCTCGCCGGCTGGGTGCAGGTCACGGATGGCCGGCACGGGGGCGCCCGTCTCGTCGAAGAGCTCCTCGGGGCGGTAGCTGCGCAGCCACCCCTCCAGCACCTTGCGGTGGCCCTCGTCGGCGCGCGCGTCGGCGAACGGCACCTGGTGTGATCGCCAGGAGCCCTCGACCGGGTGGCCATCGACCTCGGCGGGCCCGGTCCAGCCCTTCGGTGACCGCAGCACCAGCATCGGCCAGCGGGGCCGCCCGCTGACGCCGCCGGCTCGCGCGCGGCGCTGGATGTCGGCGATCTCGTCCAGGCAGCGGTCGAGCGCGGCGGCGAAATCGCGGTGCATCTGGTCCGGATCGTCGCCCTCCACGTAGCGGGGCGTGTGGCCGAACCCGCGAAGCAACCCGTCCAGCTCGTCGGCTTCTATGCGCGCGAGCACCGTCGGGCTGGCGATCTTGTAGCCGTTGAGGTGCAGGATCGGAAGAACGGCGCCGTCGCGACGGGGATCGACGAACTTCGTCGAGTGCCAGCTCGCGGCGAGCGGGCCGGTCTCGGCTTCGCCATCGCCCACCACCGCAGCGACGATCAGGTCGGGGTTGTCGAACGCCGCGCCGTAGGCGTGGGCCAAGGAGTAGCCGAGCTCGCCGCCCTCGTGGATCGATCCGGGCGTCTCCGGGGCGACGTGGCTGGGGATGCCGCCCGGAAAGGAGAACTGGGTGAACAGCCGGCGCATCCCGCCCTCGTCCTGTGGGACGTCGGCGTACACCTCGCTGTAGGTCCCCTCCAGCCACGCCGCCGCCACGGGGCCGGGTCCGCCGTGACCGGGCCCCATCACGTACATCATGTCCAGGTCGCGCGCCATGATCGCGCGGTTGAGATGCGCGTAGATGAAGTTCAGTCCAGGCGTCGTGCCCCAGTGGCCGAGCAGTCGCGGCTTGACGTGCTCGGGCATCAGCGGCGCACGCAGCAGCGGGTTGTCCATGAGGTAGATCTGCCCGACGGACAGGTAGTTCGCCGCCCGCCACCACGCGTCGATGGTGTCCAGCTCCTCACCGCTCAGGGACTGCGGCGTATCACGGGCTACTGTGGGGCGCTGGTCGTGATCCATGGCCAACCTTTCGCTCGCGGAGTGGGCGCGATCAGGAGTTGCGCCCAGGAGGGGCGATGCCGACGAAGCATGACGGCGGACCGGGTGGTCCGCACGGTGACCGCGTGATGCCGCTCAGTGCGTTCGGCGATGCGACCGCTGTCTTGGCGTGTCCACGCATCGAGATCCCCTAGCCTCGGCGATGCTGCCGCGCGTGGCTACCTCGGCGCACGATCGCGCGGTGGCCGCCGGCCGGCTCGGCGGGCCGGCGCGAACGCCGCCAAGCGGCATCGCTGCGATCCGACCCCGTCGTCCGCGACGGCAACCGTGCGTGAGCGTTCACCGTGCTCACCATGTCGGACGGCCGGACTGGATCAAGGGCGAGTCGCGTCGTGCTTCACGACTTCGAAACGAGGACTGTGGACCCGCCTGATTGAGCGGCCGGCACTCGGCATCGACGCCGCAGCAGCCGCCGCCTTCAACGCCTCGCCGTCGAGGCCGTAGCGAGCGGCCGCCAGCTCGAGGAGTCCGTCGAGGTCATCGCCAAGATGGAGGACCTCGATGCTGACGCCACGTCCGCCGTGACGGACGAGGCAAGACTGAGGCGCAGCCTAGCGATCGACCGCGAGGAACCGGCCGGGGCGCCTGCCTCCGTCTCGTACGCAGGTTGCTCGAGGCGGAAGGCATACCCGGTCATGCGGAAGAATCCCGTCACTTGCGCCGGCCAAGCCCGGTATGGTGGCCAGTTGGCCGACGGCCTCGTCGTGGCCGTGGCGGACGCGTAAACCTGAACGTGGGATTCGGCCCACTCGGCCGCAACCCCCCGCCGTGGTGTGGTCGTTCTGCAGCACCAGCCGCACGGCCTCGCGAACTACCCGGTTGAGCTCGGCCGCGAGGCGCGCCCCATCTCGGACTCCTTCCTGAGCTCGGCATCTCGCCGAAGGCGCTCGGCAGCCGGGTGCGGGCCGAGCGGGCGGGGATTCGCCCGCGAGGCGGCGCCGGGAGCGCTCGTCGAGCCGAGCGAGGAGCTGCGCGGCTGCGCAAGGAGAACCACGAGCTGAAGCTCGAGCGCGAGATCCTGCGAGAGGCCGCCGCCTATTTCGCGCGGAAGACGACCCGGTGAGCCGCTTCCGGTTCGTCGCGGACCACCGCGCCGCCCACTGCGTCAAGCGACTGTGCCGGACCGCCGGCTGCTCGCGCGCGGGCTGCTACGACCGGGCCCGCCGGCCGCACTCGGCCCATGCCCGTCGCCATCATGAGCTGTCGGCGCTGATCGACCAGGTACACGAGCGCTCCCGCCGCACCTACGGCGCGCCGCGGATCCACGCCGAGCTGCGGCGGCTCGGCGCCCCACCTCGGTACTGCTGGGCCAGCGCAGGGACTACTGCTCCAGACGCACGCCGCTGAAGGGCCTGCCGTCGGACTTCACGTCCATGCGCCGACAGGTGGCGGCGTCGCGCTTGACCGAGTGCCCGCTTGACGTCCGGTCTGCGACCGGCCGCGGACGACGCTGATGCGGCAGCCGTACCCGGCTGGGCATTCCTAGACATCTCCATCACCTCGTTCCTGCAATGGAAGTCCCTGCTACCACGAGGGTTCCGTAACCTCACTGCAGTGCGGAGGTCGGACGGAGCGCGTTCGCGCGAGCGGGAACCGAGCCAGCAAGGCCCCGAGGCCGACCGGCCCGGTTGGTAGCCTGAGGCCCCACCTGCTGGGAGGACCCCTGGCGACTACCGGACCTGCCTGTGGCTGCTGAGTACAACACCGAGGAAGACGTCCGGGTCAAGTTCCTCGTGCCACTTCTTCAGGCCCGGGGCTACGACACTGCCTCCATCCGCTTTGAGCAGGCGATTGAGGTTCAGGAGGGTCGGAAGCGGAAGACCATTTTCGCGGATGCTGTGGTGTACGCCTCCTCGCAGCATGAGGCGCCGTTGGTCCTCTGCGAGACGAAAGCGCCCTCGGAGGCGCTGACGCGACGAGCCCGAGAGCAAGCCATCTCCTACGCTCGCCTCCTGCCGCGCATCGCGCCGCTCGTCGTATTGACGAACGGTCACCAGGTTCAGGTCTTTCAGACGCTGAACAAGAACCGGCTCAGCGAGCTGCCCACCCGCGACCAGTTGACCGCTGACGTTGTCGATTTCGTCATCAGTCGAGAACTGCAAGAGGCGCTCAGGATCGAGGCTCGCCACGAGCTCTTCATCATTGACGACGTTCAGAGCTTCAAGACATTGCTTGGCCGCTGCCACAACGCCATCAGGAACAACGAGGGATTCGACCCGGTCAAGGCCTTCGACGAAATGTCGAAGGTTCTCTTCTGCAAGTTGTACGAGGAAAAGAAGAACACGAACACCAACCGGTTCCGGACCGCGGTATTCGACGACACCCTCGACCGTCTCGGCATCAACGTCGTCCGGCAGATATTTGAAGAGACCAAACGCGACCCAGCCTATGCCGGCCTGTTTCCCCCAGAGGTCGCCATCGACCTACAGGACCGCACCATCCGGAGCATCGTCGAGCTGTTCGAGGACTTCGACCTTTCACTGACGGCGTTCGATGTCAAAGGCGAGGCGTTCGAGTACTTCCTTAGCGACACCTTCACGGGCGGCCTGGGGCAGTACTTCACGCCGCGGAACGTGGTCGAGTTCATGGTCGATGCCATGAACCTGCGCATTGGCGAGCGCATCATTGACCCGTTCTGCGGCACCGGCGGATTTCTTATCTACGCGTTCGAGGTAGTCGGAGAGAAGATTCGCCTCCAAGAGTTCTCGGACGAAGAGAAGGCCCGCTGGCGTTTGGAGCTGTCGAATCGGTGCCTCTATGGGACCGATTGGCTGGAGCGAGCCTCGCAGGCCTGCAAGATGAACATGATGGTCCACGGCGACGGCAGTGCCGGCGTCTTTCGCCATGATGGGTTTGCCAACGTCGAGGACGTCATTACGGAAGACCAGTTCGATGTCTGTCTGACGAATCCGCCGTTCGGTTCAGCGGAGACCTCTGGCGCCACACTCGGACGTTACGAGCTCGGCGGCGGGAGAGCGTCCCAGGACCGCATGGTCCTCGCTATTGAGCGCGTGCTTGACCTTGTGAAGGCCGACGGACGAGTGGCGATGGTCGTGGCGGATGGGCTTCTCGATAACGCATCAATGCGATACGTCCGCGAGCACCTGCGAACACGGGCGCGCATCCGTGGCGTCGTGAGCCTCAACGCCGAGACGTTCCAAGGCTACGGCGCCCGTGCCAAGACGAGCATTCTTTTCTTTGAGAAGAAGGGAGAGCACGACGGCGGCGCCCAGGGCCCAGTGTTCATGGCCATGGCCAATAACACGGGCTACGCCCCCAACGGAGCGGCGATTGCCGGCAACGAGCTGCCGGATATCCTGCTGGACTGGGAAGCGTTCCTGCGTGACGGCACCCTGAGTGAGCCGCGGGCCAACAGCTGGGTGACCACCATTGGTGACCGACTCGATGCCAAGTTCTACCGACCGG harbors:
- a CDS encoding HAD-IA family hydrolase, which gives rise to MPRHVETVRPTGAVPPYGAVIFDMDGVVTGTAATHAAAWAAVFNAVLDDPRAQAASRTPFDPREDYRRYIDGRSLEDGVAAFLAARGARMPLGEPADPPGAWTVHGLAARENELFLERLAEHGVRVFSGTVDLIRRLRAGGVPAGLVTASRDADRLLSAAEVRDLFDVVIDGTTAADLGLAGKPVPAMFLEAARRLGVEPSRVAVIEDSTSGVTAADAGRFGLVVGIDRDGQRDALEAAGADVVVNDVALLDLGLLRTDPWVLAYAGLDPAHEGHREALTTVGNGYLGTRGAAPERFADDVHYPGTYLAGVYNRLTSTVAGRQVEDEHLVNAPDWLYLDVRLGDGGWWSSGALALVAERRELDMRRGLLTRTGVLTDEAGRRLQLTQRRLVSMDRPHVAALETTLAADGWTGTVTVRSGVDAGVANSNVAEYAALADRHLTGVSGRTAGPDTLIVEAETSQSRVRIATAVRTTISGATDRTIAEEDDLRFAQECSVNLADGEPMVVDKTVAIVTSRDAAIAGPAAGALSALGDIDGGLAALLPGHERAWKRLWERFGITLDAEHDVQLTLNLHLYHLLTTLSPHTAGLDAGVPARGLHGEGYRGHVFWDELFVLPVVGAHLPEVARALIEYRWRRLPAARRAARRLALAGAMFPWQSGSDGREETPEQLFNLRSERWMPDNSRRQRHVGLAVAYNAWQHFQATDDVAWLAERGGELIIEVARLFASLARYDSGDGRFHIEGVMGPDEYHDGYPATPGSGLRDNAYTNVLTAWVCERALDTLAMLSGHAAEEFVGRLAIAPAETATWDGLSRRLAVPIHEDGVISQFEGYERLEEFDWASYRTRYGNIGRLDLILEAEGDMTNRYKLAKQADVLMLIYLLGPEQLMAQLDRLGYAVTRKALQRTVDYYLARTAHGSTLSRVVHASVLARFDQSRAWDLFRDALVADLDDTQGGTTAEGIHLGAMAGTIDIVTRSFAGMTLHGNRIGFAPRLPDGLRHVQFQIHHRGHRVRVSLDRSRLRLTAAPSATALELEAGLAGRWWLLPAGETLELPL
- a CDS encoding IS3 family transposase yields the protein MSRFRFVADHRAAHCVKRLCRTAGCSRAGCYDRARRPHSAHARRHHELSALIDQVHERSRRTYGAPRIHAELRRLGAPPRYCWASAGTTAPDARR
- a CDS encoding restriction endonuclease subunit M gives rise to the protein MAAEYNTEEDVRVKFLVPLLQARGYDTASIRFEQAIEVQEGRKRKTIFADAVVYASSQHEAPLVLCETKAPSEALTRRAREQAISYARLLPRIAPLVVLTNGHQVQVFQTLNKNRLSELPTRDQLTADVVDFVISRELQEALRIEARHELFIIDDVQSFKTLLGRCHNAIRNNEGFDPVKAFDEMSKVLFCKLYEEKKNTNTNRFRTAVFDDTLDRLGINVVRQIFEETKRDPAYAGLFPPEVAIDLQDRTIRSIVELFEDFDLSLTAFDVKGEAFEYFLSDTFTGGLGQYFTPRNVVEFMVDAMNLRIGERIIDPFCGTGGFLIYAFEVVGEKIRLQEFSDEEKARWRLELSNRCLYGTDWLERASQACKMNMMVHGDGSAGVFRHDGFANVEDVITEDQFDVCLTNPPFGSAETSGATLGRYELGGGRASQDRMVLAIERVLDLVKADGRVAMVVADGLLDNASMRYVREHLRTRARIRGVVSLNAETFQGYGARAKTSILFFEKKGEHDGGAQGPVFMAMANNTGYAPNGAAIAGNELPDILLDWEAFLRDGTLSEPRANSWVTTIGDRLDAKFYRPEVRRAGGDIAAVAAEVEEALRDVAAEHSTLVKRLSELASRVDWRTTLLGELFDEVRDRERVERDAVYRLLGVRWWGGGTFLREEKPGSAIKGRYLHRVRAGQLIYNRLFAYRGSFAVVAPEHDGAHVSSEFPTFVPEERRDTSELLTRFVVHALNSPQYLERVDAQSTGSTKQSRNRFRQELFVDFPVEIPASATALEELVGLLDNAAALRRRQHDLALAVTNLREEVSLSLPLPGSG